In Notamacropus eugenii isolate mMacEug1 chromosome 1, mMacEug1.pri_v2, whole genome shotgun sequence, one genomic interval encodes:
- the MAPK1IP1L gene encoding MAPK-interacting and spindle-stabilizing protein-like, with translation MSDEFSLADALPEHSPAKNSTVSGTKPGQPPQAWPGSNPWNSANAPPSVPSGLPPSASPSSVPFGPTPTGIYPSVPAGPPPGPPAPFPPSGPSCPPPGGPYPTPSVPGPGPTGPYPTPNMPFPELPRPYGTPTDPATAGPLGPWGSMSSGPWTPGMGGQYPTPNMPYPSAGPYPTPPQAPATAPPIPWGAVPPGAWGPPAPAPFPAPMGSYPAPGLYLTPNNPFQVPSGPTGAPPMPGGHHSYH, from the exons ATGTCTGATGAATTTTCA TTGGCAGATGCTCTACCAGAACATTCGCCTGCAAAAAATTCCACTGTGAGCGGTACAAAACCTGGTCAACCACCACAGGCCTGGCCAGGTTCCAATCCTTGGAATAGTGCAAATGCTCCACCTTCTGTGCCATCTGGACTTCCACCAAGTGCATCACCCTCCAGTGTGCCTTTTGGACCTACACCCACAGGAATATATCCTTCAGTGCCTGCTGGACCACCCCCTGGACCGCCAGCACCCTTTCCTCCCTCTGGACCATCTTGTCCTCCACCTGGTGGTCCTTATCCAACTCCATCTGTGCCAGGTCCTGGCCCTACAGGGCCATATCCTACACCAAATATGCCTTTTCCAGAGCTTCCAAGACCATATGGTACACCCACAGATCCAGCTACAGCTGGTCCCCTAGGGCCATGGGGATCCATGTCTTCTGGACCATGGACACCAGGAATGGGAGGGCAGTACCCTACACCTAATATGCCATATCCATCTGCAGGGCCATATCCTACTCCTCCCCAAGCACCAGCAACAGCACCACCTATTCCATGGGGAGCTGTTCCACCTGGAGCATGGGGACCACCAGCACCAGCTCCATTTCCTGCACCTATGGGATCATATCCTGCACCAGGACTCTATCTTACTCCTAATAATCCTTTTCAAGTGCCTTCTGGACCTACTGGTGCTCCACCAATGCCTGGTGGTCACCAT TCTTACCATTGA